The genomic stretch GGGAAGGAGAAAATTCAGAGAGAGcagataaaaaagaaatatgggcAGATAATGTCAGTTCAATCTCTTCACCTCAGAAGACAACTCTCATTGCCCAACATTTGAGGAAACGAGATGCACTGGCCCACAAATTTCCCAATGCATGCCTGTATACCTTTCCCCCTCTTAATTTACAATGCCATATTACTAAATCTTTGGGTCCTTTATAATTGTTTGTATTTAATTGTAGATAACAGGTTTTCTCAAAATCATGACAATAAAGTGTatgtttacccaaaaatgaaaatgtgccaTTAGCTGAAACCGTGGCCCTTAATGATTCAAGTCTAGTCTTAATCAACCAACCTTTTTACAAAAAGCATGAGAAACcacaaaaactttatttctttaatttaatttgcttTCTGAGTAAACGGGGTGCTGAAAAAGTGCTGGCAAAAACCAGCATCACAGGATCATATTCGTTGGCTCATTTAGAGTCAGAGTGACTCCCAGGTATGTCCAAAACTGAGTTTCGGTCGAGCAACTTGTAGATTTGTGCTGCTTAAGCCACAAACTGTTTCAGAAATTTTAGCCTGATTTGGTGAACTGGTTCAACTAGTTTACCAAAATAACTGTCACCCATCTGACCCACATGCGCATTGAACCAGACACATAAATATTATTCTACCCGTTAGATTAAATACAGAGCATGCAATACTCTGGCATGCAGCACAAGTGTATTTAAATtctaagaataaataaataaataaataaacaaataaacattttactgtaggtttaaagccatttttgatcaacagataagtatattcattcattcattcattcattcattttcatttgcttATCCGGAACTGGGTCGCGGGGGCAGCAATCTAAGCAGAGATGCCCAGACTTCCCTCTCCCCAGACACTTCCTCCAGCTCTTCCGGCGGAACACCGAGGCGTTCCCAGGCCAGCCGAGAGACATAGTCCCTCCAGCGTGTCCTGGGTCTTCCCCGGGGCCTCCTCCCGGTGGGACATGCCCGGAACACCTCCCCAGGGAGGCGTCCAGGAGGCATCCGGAACAGATGCCCGAGCCACCTCAACTGGCCTCTCTCGATGTGAAGGAGCAGCGGGTCTACTCCGAGCTCCTCCCGAGTGACCGAGCTCCTTACCCTATCTCTAAGGGAGCGCCCAGCCACCCTACGGAGAAAACTCATTTCGGCCGCCTGTATCCGGGATCTTATCCTTTCGGTCATGACCCAAAGCTCATGACCATAGGTGAGAGTAGGAATGTAGATCGACCGGTAAATCGAGAGCTTCGCCTTACAGCTCAGCTCTTTCTTCACCACGACAGACCGGTACAGCGACCGCATTACTGCAGAAGCTGCACTGATCCGTCTGTCGATCTCCTGCTCCATCCTTCCCTCACTCGTGAACAAGACCCCCAGATACTTAAACTCCTCCACCTGCAGCAGGGACTCCCCACCAACCTGAAGAGGACAAGCCACCCTTTTCCGACTGAGAACCATGACCTCAGACTTAGAGGTGCTGATTCCCATCCCAGCCGCTTCACACTGGGCTGCAAACCGCCCCAGTGCTCGCTGTAGGTCCTGGTTCGAGGAAGCCAACAGCACATCGTCCGCAAAAAGCAGAGATGAGATCCTGTGGTCCCCAAACCAGACCCCCTCCAGCCCCTGGCTGCGCCTAGAAATCCTgtccataaaaataatgaacaggACCGGTGACAAAGGGCAGCCCTGCCGGAGTCCAACACGCACCGGGAACAGGTCCGACTTACTGCCAGCAATGCGAACCAGACTCCTGCTCCGGTCATACAGGGACCGGACAGCCCTTATAAGTATATTGaatgaaaacttttaaagacaagtaatttcctgacaattaaaaGCATGCCTGAATGCCGTGAGATTTTAtactaaataagtaaaataataataataataataataataataataataataataaaagaaataatgagaaacaatGGAGgaattttaagagtttttttttttctttttaataaattacatcatTCTGCCTGACAGCtgaattgtatttttctttagtAGCTACATTAGAATAAAATATGCACAGGCTTTTTGTGAGATCAGAACAGCAATTGtacattaaatcatatttcacTGTGTCTGGACAAAGCCCATCATAAtcagcaacaacaacagtacTTCACATTTTGTAAATGTGAAATTCTCTTCTTTTGTACACCAATtactccacaaaaaaaaaaaaaaaaacaataaaacacaaaacaactgCACTGTATTCTAAAAAATACAAGATGTTAATCTCTAATAATATTATGCCAAATATATGTCAACTGTATAAACAGGCCTTAAACGTATATGTAAGAATATTTTGATGGCTACAGAAATGCCATGCAGTATCAAAGGTCCAACCTGTAAAAAGTCTCCATCAATCAGGACAACACATTTCAAACTAGGACAGGGAAATGTCATTGTCCTTATCATTGCTGGTGGCGTCAGGAAGACTTGTGTCTGTCAAGCATTTTCCCATAAGTGTTTGTTTTGTGGCTGATGATGGTTTATTGAGCTTCATGGGTATGAAGATGTTTGAGGCACAGTGCTCTTTCAGATATTCCCCTCCATTCTCCTCATAATCATGACGACTGATCCATCCCTGAGCTTCAGCAGAGTTTGTAAGTGCCCATTCACATGCCCCATACCAAGCGTCCAGAGCCGGTCGTTGCGCAAGAGACACCTACCGAACAGAAGACACATTATCAGATCTCCCTTTAAGATTCCATGCATTTGTGTCatataatgcacattttaataacatagccactaataataataataataataataataataataataagaagaagaagaagaagaagaagaagaagaagaagaagaagaagaacatcCTTTGAacctgaaaaaccaaaaagcctttttaattttcatttgtagAGACACTGTACCCCCATAATCTAGGAAACAATAGTTTTTTGGATCACATACAGAATGACTTTCGTTTCTAAAAATCAGACCTTAAAATGTGACTGGAAGGGTCTGATTGTGAGCAGGTCCCTCTGCACTCTTTCTTTTAGTCCGGGGTACTGCAGGTTTCCTCcagtcaaaaacacatttttcgtAAGAGCCTCCTGCTGTTCAGGCGGGtacctacaaacacacacagagcaaaaaaaaaacaaaaaaaaaacagagcacTGCATTACTTGGTTTTTCAGGTTGGATTCAAACTGAACTTGTAACTATTGTATACAGTGCATTTATacacagtgcacagcataactGAGTACACCCCTCTAAAAGTtaaaattcagcaattactctagacatgttagggttctttggtaactgatcaagcaggcttgttggaacattatatctccaaagacaaatgtcaaaattattcaggaaaataggattttattatcaaagtgataaaatgtgttGCGAAAAGGAGaacaccctcctgaaagttactaaataaaacaaaacaaaaaacattgtacTGTAGATTTAAGGCAATTTTTGATCAACAAGTAAGTACACTGaatgaaaacttttaaagacaagtaatgtCCTGACATTACATTAAAAGGGTTGGAGTGAGGAAGTTATGAGATGGTTAAACTAGAGTTGTCTAAGTATAAAGACAGTGTTTATCAGTTATAACTTCTGGCAAGAAATGGCGCAAACACTGGacaaaaatgattacatttagtTTGAAAGtctaggaaaaaaaatattagatttaatAGGTAATGTTGGGCTGTACGCATATGCTGAGTCGCTTCAGAAAGCGCGCCAGTAGTGCTTCAACAGACAAAAACACtcacaaatgtcaaaatgttttggcGAGTTACTTTGTAAACATAGTCTTaactgagttataaagtcttaaATGACCGTAAAGAGAAAACTGGAGGAATGTCAGATCTGTCTCATGAGTCATGAGACATCACTCAACTGTTCTAGTCACCaattaacttttgtagcttgaaTAAAGATTAATCCATATAGTTTATGCATAGACAATttagtttatgtgaagattgttttaaactcaaattaaaagttgttcTATATTTCAGAtcctattaaaatgttaaaaataatggctaTCAATTATGCTGTAAAGCTGAATGGCCATAATTAATAGGTAAATTGAgggaaaatgcatttatgcacTTTTTTATGAAAGTAGcctaattaaaatatactacctttatgttgtttctatatTAATTTGGAGGTTCAATATGAAATTatgacaatataaataaatatgcgattaaatataattacagaattttttttttttttattgattgacagACAGCACTAATGTTAACCTTTAGATGTTGCTGTTGGCgatatttattttactgccgaatatgcatttaatttctaattttgggctggtttggggtcagtttggCAGTTTTCAAACATCTAAACAAATGTGATCGAATGCAATTTCATATGCAGCTTGTCAATGAAACATGGTTCTATGACCAGTAGTAAGTTATGCATAACCACTTTCATAATCGCAGAACGATTATGAAATCATTCTGTGATTGTGAAAGCTGTTTTGCGTAGCAGTACACTACGGCTttgtgtagtaaatgctgctgTGGGGAATATTTGGAGTTCAAAGCCCTCTGGCCTTtggatggagatttactactgaaCACAAAACTGAGCTATTTCATGTGCAGCTGGTCAATGAAGCAaagaaacagctgataaaagtgtaagaaaaaaatattatttagccCTTGACTCCCTGGAGGCATTTCAAAAATTGTTGTTCTCTTAAgggccatacaaaaaataataacgcATAATGCTAAAACTGTAGAACGAACAGTTTAATGGTAGGTATCGTTTGATAGTTCTCTCTTAAGTGGTTCCGTTGCCGCCAAcattaagtctgagtatgattcagCGGGCTACTTAACGCTTTTATTGTCAGGAAATTCTAAaagtctttaaaagttttggttcagtatacttacctgttgatcaaaaatagccttaaacctatacactttttttttttttttttttagtaactttcaggagggtgtactcatttttgcaacacaacattttatcacttcgataagaaaatatttttgctaaataattttgacattcttctttggtaattggtcaagcaggcttgttggaacattGTATCTCCAAAGAATCCTAATATGCCATCTAAGTAAAaagtaattgctgaatttgttaagttttagaggGCGTgcactcatttatgctgtgcactatatatttcaatgatttctctcgcaattatattgttgggtaattatactgtatataaaatgcGGCCATCAGGGAGCCGCTATTGATATGCTTGGCGTTGAAATCACGTTTGAATGCACgctcgctttttactttcacttttcagATTCGCAATCACGTACTCTGTGTATACTACGGAGCGGCTAGtccttaccacacattttacaagattagatgtttgtcactggtgctcaggatctgcaaatcattcaccATCATCCTATTAGtaatctctccttactctgctTATGAGGAAAGTGAACTTTtctgtactgtaatgtaacaggctaccgcTAACAAGcagctaaccatgtccctttagtgcagtggtctcaaactcaattccttgaaggccgcagctctgcagagtttagctccaaccagcttCAAATCACACAGGCTCAAATTTCTAGCATTTGTGaagattagggttggagctaaactgcaGAGCTGtagccctccaggaattgagtttgagaccagtgCTTTAGAGGCTACGTAGAATGCGTTattccttttccttttctttccaAATAGGAATTCACTATCATAGCACAGAAACCACGCTTGTTAGAATTATAAATGACTTGCTttttgcgtcagaccaaggctgcatctcattactagttttacttgatcttagtgctgtgtTTGACACTATAAATCATAACATACTTGTGGATCGATTACAAAACTATATGGGTATTTAAGGGCaagctttaagatggtttagatcctacctgtctgactGTAaccaatttgtttatttaaacagaaaatcatCTCAAGTAATGCcaagtaaagtatggagtgccacaaggatctgtcttAGGCCCTTTGCTTTTTCAATATACATGTTGCACcatggtaatattattacaaaatatgagattagtttccattgttatgctgatgatactcaagaCTAGATGAAACTTCTAAATCAGGGGTGGGGAATGTTGATCCTCgagggctggtgtccctgcagagtttagctccaaccctaatcaaacacacccgAACAAGCTAATGAAGGTTTTCAGGATACGGGTTGTTTCTACGCcaatttttctctttttgcttttctgtttctgccatgTGATGGGAATCTCAAGGGAACTAGGAATTACACAAGTTTCATTCTGGATCCAGCCTCTTATGGACTCAAGATGACCAAACACCtgagaagagatgatgccaacctcTACAAGGTGCCGACAACCCTGAACCAATACACAAAACTACCTTGCTATAAGTTTGAACGTAACATATAATCATTGCTTTTAATACAAGTTCATGATGCGTTCAAAACATATTCATGAATACACGTTTGTTTGAATACATGTCATTAACTGCATAATTTTAACTGGACATTTCTGCCATATGAATATCACCACTGATAACACTACTCCCAAATCTAATGTGGAAACTTTCATTTTCAGTGAAGCTGCTCTGCAACGATTTGTATTGTgaaaaagtgctatacaaata from Labeo rohita strain BAU-BD-2019 chromosome 9, IGBB_LRoh.1.0, whole genome shotgun sequence encodes the following:
- the LOC127171283 gene encoding uncharacterized protein LOC127171283, which gives rise to MGISTSKSEVMVLSRKRVACPLQVGGESLLQVEEFKYLGVLFTSEGRMEQEIDRRISAASAVMRSLYRSVVVKKELSCKAKLSIYRSIYIPTLTYGHELWVMTERIRSRIQAAEMSFLRRVAGRSLRDRVRSSVTREELGVDPLLLHIERGQLRWLGHLFRMPPGRLPGEVFRACPTGRRPRGRPRTRWRDYVSRLAWERLGVPPEELEEVSGEREVWASLLRLLPPRPSSG